The following is a genomic window from Flavobacterium crassostreae.
AGTAATTATAATCTATGGGAAGTTCCAAAACATCAATTTTGTCAAAACCTTTTTTTATTTGATCTTCCAAAATCCCTTCTATTGCGTTAATGGAATAGGCAAATCGTCGGTTACAAAAAATCTGATATAATTTTTCTAAATTTTCATTGTTGTGTAAGTGGTACTTATTTATAAAATCATTAACGAAATAATGATTTACTTTATTGATTGCTGTAAAAAAAGGCAAGTTTACACTTCGCTGTTTTATCAAATAGTTTTTTATTAAAATTTCAATTTTAGCATAATATTTCGCATAAAAACCCTCATATATTTCTTCGTAATCCATTGTGTTTTGGTATTTATCTATATTTTTTAAACTTTAAATATCGCTATTACTTTTTTCGATTATAGGCTTAAGTTTACTAAAATACTCTAGCATTTGATAAGCATTATCATAGGTTGTTTTGCCAATATAATTCAAAAAAACAGTTTCTGTACCGTGAGCAGTTATATTCATCAAAACAGATGTTGGAATTTTTCCATAAAAGTTAGTTGCAAAACTTCTACGACAAACATGGGAACTAATAACTTGCCATTTCTCGTAATAACCTGCGGTTAAAGTCCTTTTTTTATCAATACGCATTTTGCCTTTTATGATTGTATTAATTTTCGCTATTTTACAAATGTCTTTACTGTATTTATTAAAATGTTCTAAACTAATTTTATAAGGCAATCCGTTTTCAATAATTTTAAGCGCTTCAGGAAGTAATGGAATTGCAACTAACTTACCTGTTTTCTGTTGCTTCAGCTCAATTATTTTCATACCCTGTAAATCTCTTAAATTTTTATCTGTTATGTTTAATAAATCCCCTGCCCTTTGCCCAATTAAACAACCAAGTAAAAGCCACTTCCGAGCATTAATATGAGATTGAAGTATTATGTTAGCATTTTTGAGAAGCTCTTGTTCTTCTTCAGTGAGTATAATAATCTCATCAGGATTTTTATGCTCCTTAATCATTTTTATTTGATTAAACTGTGGGTGTATTGGAATACCATTTTGCGAAGCCTTTTTAACTACCGCCTTCAATAAAGACATGTAAGTCCCAATATAATTTACAGAACGACCTTTACTTACATGATATTTTTTAAAAGTATCAATAAAATTTAAATCAATATTTCTAATAAGTATCTGATTTCCTTTCAAAGCATCGGTTTCGTAGTTAACTATAAACTTTTTAAGATTCTCTAAGTTTTTTATGGAACCCTTTGTTAAATTATCGCCGTTATCAATATAAGCATCAATAGAATTGGTAAGTATATCAAAGTCAACAATCTTAATTTTATTATTGAATAAATCAATTTGAAATTGCAACCAATCACCATTAAATTGAGCCCCTTTGCTTACTGCATTATTAAAAGCTTCATTTAAAAAAATAGCTAATTTATCAAGCTTGAATTTGATCGCTTTTAGGTCATCTCTAGTTTGTTTCGGTTGTGCTTTGTCTACGCTCCAATCTTTAGGATTAATTGTGAAACCTGTTTTCCGTTTTAAATTAGTTTTTCGGTCAATCGAGTAACGAACATATATATTTGAATTTTCGTTCTTGCTTTGAATAATGTATTTTAATGTAGCCATAACTTTTGCTTAGAGACAAAACAAATGTATAAATAAAAAACGTATCTAGTCAACATTTAGTCAACCAAATACGTATTCATATAAATTTAATTAAATCCGAATAACCCTAAAAACCCTGTAAACATTGAATTTTAAGTTATTCAAATATTAACAAATAATCATTTCTACATATTTCTTCTATACTGCCCTCCTACTTCAAACAATGCGGCTGTGATTTGCCCTAAACTACACACTTTAGTGGCTTCCATTAAATACTCAAATAAATTTTCGTTTTTAATAGCTGCTTCTTGAATCTTGTCCAACTGTTTTTGTACTTCTTGGGCATTGGTTTTATGTAAATTTTTTAAGGTTTGGATCTGAAATTGCTTTTCTTCTTCGGTGGCCCGAATTACCTCCGTCGGAATGACTGTTGGAGACCCCTTGGAACTCAAAAACGTGTTGACGCCAACAATAGGAAATGCTCCAGTGTGTTTTAAGGTTTCGTAATATAGGCTTTCTTCCTGAATTTTGGAGCGTTGGTACATGGTTTCCATGGCACCCAATACGCCACCACGATCTGTAATACGGTCAAATTCTTGCAAAACAGCTGTTTCTACTAAATCGGTTAATTCTTCAATAATAAAGGAGCCTTGAATTGGATTTTCGTTTTTGGCTAGACCTAATTCTTTAGTTATAATTAACTGAATTGCCATCGCACGGCGTACCGACTCTTCGGTTGGGGTGGTGATTGCTTCATCATAAGCATTGGTATGCAAGGAGTTGCAATTGTCATAAATTGCATACAAGGCTTGTAGGGTGGTCCGGATATCGTTAAAATCGATCTCTTGAGCATGCAAAGAGCGTCCTGAGGTCTGAATATGGTATTTTAGCATTTGGGCTCTTTCATTTGCTCCGTATTTTATTTTCATGGCCTTGGCCCAAATCTTACGTGCCACACGCCCTATAACAGCATATTCCGGATCTACTCCGTTAGAGAAAAAGAACGACAAATTTGGTCCAAAATCATTAATATCCATGCCCCGACTCAGGTAGTACTCTACATAGGTAAACCCATTGGATAACGTAAATGCTAATTGCGTAATGGGGTTGGCACCTGCCTCGGCAATATGGTATCCTGAGATAGAAACAGAATAAAAGTTTCGGACTTTGTTGGCAATAAAATATTCTTGTACATCTCCCATCAAACGCAAAGCAAATTCTGTCGAGAAAATACAGGTATTTTGCGCTTGGTCTTCTTTTAAAATATCGGCTTGAACGGTACCTCTAACTTGAGAGAGTGTTTTTGCCTTAATCTCACGGTATACCTCCAAAGGCAAAACAACATCTCCGGTAACACCCAAAAGCAGCAATCCTAAACCATTGTTTCCTTCTGGCAAATCGCCGTTATAAACCGGTCGCGCAATTCCTTTGTCTTGATATATTTGGTCTATTTTAGTTGCAATTTCTTTTTCTAATCCATTTGCTTGGATGTATAACTCACATTGTTGGTCAATAGCGGCATTCATAAAAAAACCAAGCAACATTGGCGCCGGACCATTGATGGTCATGCTTACCGAGGTCATGGCATGTACCAAATCAAAACCAGAATAGAGTTTTTTGGCATCGTCTAGACAACAAATAGAAACGCCTGCATTACCTATTTTTCCGTAAATATCGGGGCGTATATCGGGATCATTTCCATACAGGGTGACGCTGTCAAATGCTGTAGACAAACGCTTGGCGGGCAATCCAGCACTTACGTAATGAAAACGCTTGTTGGTTCGTTCTGGCCCACCCTCACCAGCAAACATACGCGAGGGATCTTCGCCTTCTCTTTTAAAGGGGTATAATCCGGATGTAAAAGGAAATTCTCCCGGAACGTTTTCTTGCAAACACCATCTCAAAATATCTCCCCAAGCTTCGTACTTAGGCAAGGCTATTTTAGGAATTGGAGAATGCGATAGCGATTCGGAGTGCGTTTTGATTGCTATATTTTGGCCTCTTACTTTAAAGTTATAAATAGGTTTTTTATATTTATTTACTTTTTGATCCCATGTTAGTAGTATTTCCCAATTGTAGGGGTCTAAATCCATTTTTACTTTATCAAATTGATTCAGTAATAGATTAAGAAAAATAGTGTTTTCATCCTGTTCTTTGACGGCAGAAGGATAGACTGAACTATCATCAATTCCTGTTTTTGTGATCTCAGGAACTTTGCCAGAAACAGACTCGATGGTTTTAAAAATACCGTATAGTTTTTGGGCTACTTTTTGTTGGCTCCCAACTATTTGATCGTATTTTCTATTACTTTCGGCTATTTCGGATAAATAACGGGTTCTTTGTGGGGGTATTACAAAAATTTTCTGACTCCTTTCTGGACTTACCACAAAAGTAGATTTTAAATCCGAATGTGTTTTCTCTACAATTTTATTTAAAATAAATTGGTAAAGCGTATTCATTCCTGGGTCATTAAATTGTGAAGCAATGGTACCAAAAACTGGCATCGTGTCCGGATTTGCTTCCCAAAGATTGTGGTTGCGTTGGTATTGTTTTTTAACATCCCGAATAGCATCTAAAGCCCCACGTTTGTCAAATTTATTTAGAGCTACTACATCCGCAAAATCTAGCATGTCTATTTTTTCTAATTGTGTT
Proteins encoded in this region:
- a CDS encoding methylmalonyl-CoA mutase family protein; translation: MNTQTPYLPKHKVRIVTAASLFDGHDAAINIMRRIIQATGVEVIHLGHDRSVEEVVNTAIQEDANAIALTSYQGGHIEYFKYMYDLLQQKGAGHIKLFGGGGGVILPTEIAELQAYGITRIYAPDDGRSMGLQGMINDLVERSDFSPPTPEGTAPEMVNRLQNKQVTTIARLISLAENNPPEFYKLFPESLVAPALKTAETPVLGITGTGGAGKSSLVDEFVRRFLIDFPDKTIGLISVDPSKRKTGGALLGDRIRMNAINSPRVYMRSLATRQSNLALSKYVAGAIQVLKAATFDLIILETSGIGQSDTEIMDHSDVSLYVMTPEFGAATQLEKIDMLDFADVVALNKFDKRGALDAIRDVKKQYQRNHNLWEANPDTMPVFGTIASQFNDPGMNTLYQFILNKIVEKTHSDLKSTFVVSPERSQKIFVIPPQRTRYLSEIAESNRKYDQIVGSQQKVAQKLYGIFKTIESVSGKVPEITKTGIDDSSVYPSAVKEQDENTIFLNLLLNQFDKVKMDLDPYNWEILLTWDQKVNKYKKPIYNFKVRGQNIAIKTHSESLSHSPIPKIALPKYEAWGDILRWCLQENVPGEFPFTSGLYPFKREGEDPSRMFAGEGGPERTNKRFHYVSAGLPAKRLSTAFDSVTLYGNDPDIRPDIYGKIGNAGVSICCLDDAKKLYSGFDLVHAMTSVSMTINGPAPMLLGFFMNAAIDQQCELYIQANGLEKEIATKIDQIYQDKGIARPVYNGDLPEGNNGLGLLLLGVTGDVVLPLEVYREIKAKTLSQVRGTVQADILKEDQAQNTCIFSTEFALRLMGDVQEYFIANKVRNFYSVSISGYHIAEAGANPITQLAFTLSNGFTYVEYYLSRGMDINDFGPNLSFFFSNGVDPEYAVIGRVARKIWAKAMKIKYGANERAQMLKYHIQTSGRSLHAQEIDFNDIRTTLQALYAIYDNCNSLHTNAYDEAITTPTEESVRRAMAIQLIITKELGLAKNENPIQGSFIIEELTDLVETAVLQEFDRITDRGGVLGAMETMYQRSKIQEESLYYETLKHTGAFPIVGVNTFLSSKGSPTVIPTEVIRATEEEKQFQIQTLKNLHKTNAQEVQKQLDKIQEAAIKNENLFEYLMEATKVCSLGQITAALFEVGGQYRRNM
- a CDS encoding phage integrase SAM-like domain-containing protein — its product is MATLKYIIQSKNENSNIYVRYSIDRKTNLKRKTGFTINPKDWSVDKAQPKQTRDDLKAIKFKLDKLAIFLNEAFNNAVSKGAQFNGDWLQFQIDLFNNKIKIVDFDILTNSIDAYIDNGDNLTKGSIKNLENLKKFIVNYETDALKGNQILIRNIDLNFIDTFKKYHVSKGRSVNYIGTYMSLLKAVVKKASQNGIPIHPQFNQIKMIKEHKNPDEIIILTEEEQELLKNANIILQSHINARKWLLLGCLIGQRAGDLLNITDKNLRDLQGMKIIELKQQKTGKLVAIPLLPEALKIIENGLPYKISLEHFNKYSKDICKIAKINTIIKGKMRIDKKRTLTAGYYEKWQVISSHVCRRSFATNFYGKIPTSVLMNITAHGTETVFLNYIGKTTYDNAYQMLEYFSKLKPIIEKSNSDI